TCCACAGTTTTACGATAGCAAAAAAAACCGCTTCTAAATACAAATATTTTTATAGATTTATATAGCAAAATCAAAGAAATTTTTTTCTATACGCGCTGGGTGATATGCTCATTACATTTTTAAAAGCTCGCGAAAAGGTCAACTGATCGGTATAGCCGACCGAATTAGATATGACCTGGATCGAATAGTCTGTATGCTGCAGCAATTCGCACGCTTTTTTAATCCTGAGGACTATCAGATATTGTTTAGGCGTTTCACCAGTTTCTAGTTTGAAAACGGAGGTCAGATAATTCGGATGTAGACCAAGGTACTCCGCTACTTCACTAATCTGGATGCCACTGATGTAGTTTTTCTCAATAAAGTTTATCGCTTGCACCGAATAAGGAAGCTGTTCCTTTATCGACATCGTTTCCCCCAAATTGTGTACAAGTTTGGCAAGAATATGGAATAAATACCCCTGTATAGCCAGCGATGAAGAAAGCGTGTTATCTCCGATCCGCAACATCTCAATAATCGTGGAATGAAAGAACGTAATATCTTCGATATCAATTATATAAGGGTTCTGGTGTGGAAGTGATATGTTCTGCAGGTAGATGTCGGATTTAATGCCCATAAAGCCGACCCAACTGTACTCCCAAGGCTCGGCTTCATCCGCCTGGTAATAAGCTACCCTATTGGCCGGAATTAAAAAAGCCTGTCCTTCTCCTATATCGTAATTTTTGTTGTCAATCACC
The Paenibacillus peoriae DNA segment above includes these coding regions:
- a CDS encoding AraC family transcriptional regulator — protein: MGQNMIQYVDTYTSSEHKNISDLILYNCGTELCLSKQDFGPIARDFNLVHFVLKGRGRLVIDNKNYDIGEGQAFLIPANRVAYYQADEAEPWEYSWVGFMGIKSDIYLQNISLPHQNPYIIDIEDITFFHSTIIEMLRIGDNTLSSSLAIQGYLFHILAKLVHNLGETMSIKEQLPYSVQAINFIEKNYISGIQISEVAEYLGLHPNYLTSVFKLETGETPKQYLIVLRIKKACELLQHTDYSIQVISNSVGYTDQLTFSRAFKNVMSISPSAYRKKFL